A stretch of the Luteimonas sp. JM171 genome encodes the following:
- the ftsZ gene encoding cell division protein FtsZ: MAHFELVEKMAPNANIKVIGVGGGGGNAVAHMVNSNVDGVEFITANTDSQAIRNCGAKLQLQLGDSVTKGLGAGANPEVGRQAALEDREVIIDALQGADMVFITAGMGGGTGTGAAPVVAQLAKEMGILTVAVVTKPFPFEGRRRMQVALKGIEDLSQHCDSLITIPNEKLISVLGRNATMIQAFRAANDVLLGAVQGIADLIVRPGLINVDFADVRTVMSEMGLAMMGTGEARGDDRAQAAAEGAIQNPLLDDVNLAGANGILVNITAGPDFTMAEFDEVGRTVENFASEDATIVIGTVLDPDMQDEVRVTVVATGLHRGAARQGTPRSDFSQEPARRPNVQLVHTQAKRDGTTGLPIDDGSAGPSQAPSIAASLRGSNSGETASKPAVADFGADSSYLDIPAFLRRQAD; this comes from the coding sequence ATGGCGCACTTCGAACTGGTAGAAAAAATGGCACCCAATGCCAACATCAAGGTGATTGGCGTGGGAGGCGGCGGCGGCAACGCGGTCGCGCACATGGTCAACAGCAACGTTGACGGGGTGGAATTCATCACCGCCAACACCGACTCGCAGGCGATCCGCAACTGCGGCGCGAAGCTGCAGCTGCAGCTGGGCGACAGCGTCACCAAGGGGCTTGGCGCGGGCGCCAACCCGGAGGTCGGCCGGCAGGCCGCCCTGGAGGATCGCGAGGTCATCATCGACGCGCTGCAGGGCGCGGACATGGTGTTCATCACCGCCGGCATGGGCGGCGGCACGGGCACCGGCGCGGCGCCGGTGGTGGCGCAGCTGGCCAAGGAGATGGGCATCCTGACGGTGGCCGTGGTCACCAAGCCGTTCCCGTTCGAGGGCCGGCGCCGGATGCAGGTGGCGCTCAAGGGCATCGAGGACCTGAGCCAGCACTGCGACTCGCTGATCACCATCCCCAACGAGAAGCTGATCTCGGTGCTTGGCCGCAACGCGACCATGATCCAGGCCTTCCGCGCCGCCAACGACGTGCTGCTGGGCGCGGTGCAGGGCATCGCCGACCTGATCGTGCGCCCGGGCCTGATCAACGTCGACTTCGCGGACGTTCGCACCGTGATGAGCGAGATGGGCCTGGCGATGATGGGCACCGGCGAGGCGCGCGGCGACGACCGGGCCCAGGCCGCGGCCGAGGGCGCGATCCAGAACCCGCTGCTCGACGACGTCAACCTGGCCGGCGCCAACGGCATCCTGGTCAACATCACCGCCGGCCCCGACTTCACCATGGCCGAGTTCGACGAGGTCGGCCGCACGGTGGAGAACTTCGCCAGCGAGGACGCGACGATCGTCATCGGCACCGTGCTCGACCCGGACATGCAGGACGAGGTGCGGGTGACCGTGGTGGCCACCGGCCTGCATCGCGGCGCGGCCCGCCAGGGCACCCCGCGCAGCGATTTCAGCCAGGAGCCGGCGCGGCGCCCCAACGTGCAGCTGGTGCATACCCAGGCCAAGCGCGATGGCACCACCGGCCTGCCGATCGACGACGGCTCGGCCGGCCCCAGCCAGGCGCCCAGCATCGCGGCCAGCCTGCGCGGTAGCAACAGCGGTGAAACCGCGTCCAAGCCCGCGGTGGCGGACTTCGGCGCCGACAGCAGCTACCTGGACATCCCGGCGTTCCTGCGCCGCCAGGCGGACTGA
- the ftsA gene encoding cell division protein FtsA, whose protein sequence is MNRKGDKALIVGLDIGTSKVVALVGEYSPGNPIEVIGIGSHESRGLKRGVVVDIESTVQSIQRAIEEAELMAGCEIRSVYASISGNHVQCKNSPGIVPIRDGEVTWSDLDRVLEAAKAVAIPADQRILHAIPREYVLDDSQEGIRNPVGMTGVRLEVHAHLVVCAQSAAANVSKCVQRCGLQIDDLVLSSLASSTAVLTGDERELGVALVDIGAGTTDLAVFVQGAICHTSSLPIAGDKVTEDIAHMLRTPTPEAEQIKVRYACALAQLATSEESIQVPSVGDRPPRRLPRQSLAQAVQARYEEIFEMVQAELRRSGFEQHVRAGMVLTGGAAKMEGVVELAEEMLQMPVRVGIPQHVTGLGEVVGNPVHATGVGLLLMGSQIENPRRPVLPSGPAGNFFRKLKEWYRGAF, encoded by the coding sequence ATGAACCGCAAAGGCGACAAGGCCCTGATCGTGGGGCTTGATATCGGCACCTCCAAGGTGGTGGCACTGGTCGGCGAGTACTCGCCGGGCAACCCGATCGAGGTGATCGGCATCGGCAGCCACGAATCGCGCGGGCTCAAGCGCGGGGTGGTGGTGGACATCGAATCCACGGTGCAGTCGATCCAGCGCGCGATCGAGGAAGCCGAGCTGATGGCCGGCTGCGAGATCCGCTCGGTGTACGCGTCGATCTCGGGCAACCACGTGCAGTGCAAGAATTCGCCCGGCATCGTGCCGATCCGCGACGGCGAGGTGACCTGGTCGGACCTGGACCGGGTGCTGGAAGCCGCCAAGGCGGTGGCGATCCCGGCCGACCAGCGGATCCTGCACGCGATCCCGCGCGAGTACGTGCTCGACGATTCGCAGGAAGGCATCCGCAACCCGGTCGGCATGACCGGCGTGCGCCTGGAGGTGCACGCCCACCTGGTGGTGTGCGCCCAGTCGGCCGCGGCCAACGTGTCCAAGTGCGTGCAGCGCTGCGGGCTGCAGATCGATGACCTGGTGCTGTCCTCGCTGGCCTCGAGCACCGCGGTGCTCACCGGCGACGAGCGCGAACTGGGCGTGGCCCTGGTGGACATCGGCGCCGGCACCACGGACCTGGCGGTCTTCGTGCAGGGCGCGATCTGCCACACCTCGAGCCTGCCGATCGCCGGAGACAAGGTCACCGAGGACATCGCCCACATGCTGCGCACGCCGACCCCGGAGGCGGAGCAGATCAAGGTGCGCTACGCCTGCGCGCTGGCGCAGCTGGCCACCAGCGAGGAATCGATCCAGGTGCCGAGCGTGGGCGACCGCCCGCCGCGGCGCCTGCCGCGCCAGTCGCTGGCCCAGGCGGTGCAGGCGCGCTACGAGGAGATCTTCGAGATGGTGCAGGCCGAACTGCGCCGCTCGGGCTTCGAGCAGCACGTGCGCGCGGGCATGGTGCTCACCGGCGGCGCCGCGAAGATGGAAGGCGTGGTGGAGCTGGCGGAGGAAATGCTGCAGATGCCGGTGCGCGTGGGAATCCCCCAGCACGTCACCGGCCTGGGCGAGGTGGTGGGCAACCCGGTGCACGCCACCGGCGTGGGCCTGCTGCTGATGGGCAGCCAGATCGAGAACCCCCGGCGGCCGGTGCTGCCCAGCGGCCCGGCGGGGAATTTCTTCAGGAAATTGAAGGAGTGGTACCGCGGCGCGTTCTGA
- a CDS encoding cell division protein FtsQ/DivIB codes for MNALLRTLVWMLALAVVALPVVAVLQGWIGAERWPLTTLRVTGELVHVEDQALREAVLPHARDGFFAMRLADAQAAVAALPWVESAEVRKRWPDVVEVRVVEHRPFARWGSERLLSEQGRLFPAAGIEPPPRLPQLNGPDSRVTEVVALYNESRALFTPTGYEVSAVDLDTRGSWSLVLSNGTRIVVGSRQARPRLERFARLLPQLLQYRTERLQRADLRYTNGFALVWGEVEEGADAQQPGKGLASTGSQSPTRIPDPQTT; via the coding sequence GTGAACGCCCTGCTGCGCACCCTGGTGTGGATGCTGGCCCTGGCGGTCGTCGCGCTGCCGGTCGTGGCGGTGCTTCAGGGCTGGATCGGCGCCGAGCGCTGGCCGCTGACCACCTTGCGGGTCACCGGCGAGCTGGTGCATGTGGAAGACCAGGCGCTGCGCGAAGCGGTGCTCCCGCACGCCCGGGACGGGTTCTTCGCCATGCGCCTGGCCGACGCCCAGGCCGCCGTGGCGGCGTTGCCATGGGTGGAGAGCGCCGAGGTGCGCAAGCGCTGGCCGGACGTGGTTGAGGTGCGTGTGGTCGAACACCGGCCGTTCGCGCGCTGGGGCAGCGAACGGCTGTTGTCCGAACAGGGCCGCCTGTTCCCGGCGGCAGGAATCGAGCCGCCGCCGCGCCTGCCGCAGCTCAACGGCCCGGACAGCCGGGTGACGGAGGTGGTGGCGCTGTACAACGAGTCGCGCGCGCTGTTCACGCCGACCGGCTACGAGGTGTCCGCGGTGGACCTGGATACCCGCGGCAGCTGGTCGCTGGTGCTCTCCAACGGCACCCGCATCGTGGTTGGCAGCCGCCAGGCACGGCCCCGCCTGGAGCGGTTCGCGCGCCTGTTGCCGCAGCTGCTGCAGTACCGCACCGAGCGCCTGCAGCGCGCGGACCTGCGCTACACCAACGGCTTCGCCCTGGTCTGGGGCGAAGTGGAAGAAGGGGCCGACGCGCAGCAGCCCGGGAAGGGCCTGGCCTCCACGGGTTCCCAATCCCCCACACGCATTCCGGATCCGCAAACGACATGA
- a CDS encoding D-alanine--D-alanine ligase has protein sequence MTLSVPALRVTDPAAFGRVAVLLGGTSSEREVSLASGHGVLEALCSRGVDARAVDGIPALLEEIRVGSVDRVFNILHGGDGENGVLQGLLSALGVPFTGPGVLGSALTMDKIRTKQVWQAEGLPTARFVRMPPGADVEAAVRELGLPVFIKPSAEGSSVGVFRVVDEAGLAEALEFARGYPHELLAEQLVAGGEYTVAIIGELALPSIRIVPAGDWYDYHAKYVSDETQYLCPGLEGNDEVVLRELALDAFHAADCSGWGRVDVMRHADGRFALMEINTAPGMTSHSLVPKAAAQLGIDYAELCWRILESTL, from the coding sequence ATGACGCTGTCCGTGCCCGCGCTGCGCGTCACCGACCCGGCCGCCTTCGGGCGGGTGGCGGTGCTGCTGGGCGGCACCTCCAGCGAGCGCGAGGTGTCGCTGGCGTCGGGACATGGCGTGCTCGAGGCGCTGTGCTCGCGGGGCGTCGATGCGCGCGCGGTGGACGGCATTCCGGCGCTGCTGGAGGAGATCCGCGTGGGCAGCGTGGACCGGGTGTTCAACATCCTGCACGGCGGCGACGGCGAGAACGGCGTCCTGCAGGGGCTGTTGTCGGCCCTGGGCGTGCCGTTCACCGGCCCCGGGGTGCTCGGGTCCGCGCTGACGATGGACAAGATCCGCACCAAGCAGGTCTGGCAGGCCGAAGGACTGCCCACGGCCCGTTTCGTGCGCATGCCGCCCGGCGCCGACGTGGAAGCCGCGGTGCGCGAGCTGGGCCTGCCGGTGTTCATCAAGCCCTCGGCGGAGGGGTCCAGCGTGGGCGTGTTCCGCGTGGTGGACGAGGCCGGCCTGGCCGAGGCGCTCGAGTTTGCACGCGGGTACCCGCACGAGCTGCTGGCCGAGCAGCTGGTGGCCGGCGGTGAATACACCGTCGCCATCATCGGCGAGCTGGCACTGCCCTCGATCCGCATCGTCCCAGCGGGCGACTGGTACGACTACCACGCCAAATACGTGTCCGACGAGACCCAGTACCTGTGCCCCGGCCTGGAAGGCAACGACGAGGTGGTGCTGCGGGAACTGGCGCTGGACGCGTTCCACGCCGCCGACTGCAGCGGCTGGGGCCGGGTGGACGTGATGCGCCACGCTGACGGGCGCTTCGCGCTGATGGAGATCAACACCGCACCGGGCATGACCAGCCATTCGCTGGTGCCCAAGGCGGCGGCCCAGCTGGGCATCGATTACGCGGAGCTGTGCTGGCGGATCCTGGAGTCGACGCTGTGA
- the murC gene encoding UDP-N-acetylmuramate--L-alanine ligase, whose translation MTRRLLNTRALSTAEVGRAFSRVHFVGIGGAGMSGIAEVLCTLGYQVSGSDLAEGPAVRRLRELGASVHLGHDAANVRDVDCVVVSSAIRADNPELLEARARRIPIVPRAEMLAELMRFRRGIAVAGTHGKTTTTSLLASVLARGGLDPTFVIGGQLLAAGANARLGGSDWLVAEADESDGSFLRLNPLVAVITNIDVDHMEHYDNDFGRVREAFSEFLHRLPFYGLAVLCIDDPEVAALAEIASRHVTTYGFSEDADVRADNVRQDGPRMRFNLVLPDGTRTPVTLALPGRHNVQNALAAASVAWQLGVTPEAIAAALEQFQGIGRRFNMKAVLRTPRGASVQLVDDYGHHPNELAAVFEAARGGWPERRLVVAFQPHRYSRTRDLLDDFAAVLSEVDALVLTEVYPAGEEPIAGADARSLARAIRARGRIDPVVVDDMDELFQVLGDVLEDGDLLLMMGAGSIGQAAQRLADDGFPEAAE comes from the coding sequence ATGACCCGGCGCCTGCTCAACACCCGTGCGCTGTCCACCGCCGAGGTGGGTCGCGCCTTCTCGCGCGTGCATTTCGTGGGCATCGGCGGCGCCGGCATGAGCGGCATCGCCGAGGTGCTGTGCACGCTCGGCTATCAGGTCTCCGGCTCCGACCTGGCCGAGGGGCCAGCGGTGCGGCGCCTGCGCGAGCTTGGCGCCAGCGTCCACCTGGGCCATGACGCGGCCAACGTCCGCGACGTGGACTGCGTGGTCGTCTCCAGCGCCATCCGCGCCGACAACCCGGAGCTTCTGGAGGCCCGGGCGCGCCGCATCCCGATCGTGCCGCGCGCGGAAATGCTGGCCGAGCTGATGCGCTTCCGCCGCGGCATCGCGGTGGCCGGCACCCACGGCAAGACCACGACCACCTCGCTGCTGGCCAGCGTGCTCGCGCGCGGCGGGCTTGACCCGACCTTCGTGATCGGCGGGCAGCTGCTGGCGGCCGGCGCCAATGCGCGGCTGGGCGGCAGCGACTGGCTGGTGGCAGAGGCCGATGAGAGCGACGGCAGCTTCCTGCGCCTGAACCCGCTGGTGGCGGTGATCACCAACATCGACGTCGATCACATGGAGCACTACGACAACGACTTCGGGCGCGTGCGCGAAGCGTTTTCGGAGTTCCTGCACCGGCTGCCCTTCTATGGCCTGGCGGTGCTGTGCATCGACGATCCGGAAGTGGCGGCGCTGGCCGAGATCGCCTCGCGCCATGTCACCACCTACGGGTTCTCGGAAGACGCCGACGTGCGCGCGGACAACGTGCGCCAGGATGGCCCGCGGATGCGCTTCAACCTGGTGCTGCCCGATGGCACCCGCACTCCGGTCACGCTCGCGCTGCCGGGCCGGCACAACGTCCAGAACGCGCTGGCCGCGGCATCGGTGGCCTGGCAGCTGGGCGTCACGCCGGAGGCAATCGCGGCGGCGCTGGAGCAGTTCCAGGGCATCGGGCGCCGCTTCAACATGAAGGCGGTGCTGCGCACCCCCCGCGGCGCCAGCGTGCAGCTGGTGGACGACTACGGCCACCATCCCAACGAGCTGGCGGCGGTGTTCGAGGCCGCCCGCGGCGGCTGGCCCGAGCGGCGCCTGGTGGTGGCCTTCCAGCCGCACCGTTATAGCCGGACCCGCGACCTGCTTGATGACTTCGCCGCCGTGCTGTCCGAGGTGGACGCGCTGGTGCTGACCGAGGTGTACCCGGCCGGCGAAGAGCCCATCGCCGGCGCCGATGCACGTTCGCTTGCGCGCGCGATCCGCGCCCGTGGCCGCATCGACCCGGTGGTGGTGGACGACATGGACGAGCTGTTCCAGGTGCTCGGCGACGTGCTCGAGGACGGCGACCTGCTGCTGATGATGGGCGCCGGATCCATCGGCCAGGCGGCGCAGCGGCTGGCCGACGACGGCTTCCCGGAGGCGGCCGAATGA
- the ftsW gene encoding putative lipid II flippase FtsW, with translation MDRFDVPTPRQATRIDDIHGRYDPWLIGAAVALAALGVVMVGSSSIAVAEDLEVGPFHFLVRHVVFLGVGVGLCLWMARTELKTIERFDRLLLLGCFVLLLAVFVPGLGHTVNGAQRWINLGVSNFQTVEAVKLMYIVWLASYLVRFRDEVNATWAAMLKPIGVALGLMLLLVLQPDFGSLALLLAITAGMLVLGGVHLPRMAAPVLVLLPLLAIVAIAEPYRMRRLTSFMDPFADPFNSGYQLANALMAIGRGELWGVGLGASIQKLSYLPEAHTDFILAVIGEELGFAGVCLVIALYALLVGRAFWVGLKCVEMRRHFAGYCAFGIALMIGLQSLVSIGVNLGLLPTKGLTLPLISAGGSSVLMTCMAIGLLLRISYELDRAERQVARLRGEAPAPVAEEDAGSPLPAAVAPAPAGATAVARGSARKRIEPTLGSAV, from the coding sequence ATGGACCGCTTCGACGTGCCAACGCCGCGCCAGGCTACCCGCATCGATGACATCCACGGGCGCTACGACCCGTGGCTGATCGGCGCCGCCGTGGCCCTGGCCGCGCTGGGCGTGGTGATGGTGGGCTCGAGTTCGATTGCCGTGGCCGAGGACCTGGAGGTCGGACCGTTCCACTTCCTGGTCAGGCACGTGGTGTTCCTCGGCGTGGGCGTGGGGCTGTGCCTGTGGATGGCCCGCACCGAGCTCAAGACCATCGAGCGCTTCGATCGCCTGCTGCTGCTGGGATGCTTCGTGCTGCTGCTGGCGGTGTTCGTGCCCGGGCTGGGTCACACGGTGAACGGCGCCCAGCGCTGGATCAACCTGGGCGTCTCCAATTTCCAGACGGTGGAAGCGGTGAAGCTGATGTACATCGTCTGGCTGGCGAGCTACCTGGTGCGCTTCCGCGACGAGGTCAATGCCACCTGGGCGGCGATGCTCAAGCCGATCGGCGTGGCCCTGGGCCTGATGCTGCTGCTGGTCCTGCAGCCGGACTTCGGCTCGCTCGCCCTGCTGCTGGCGATCACCGCCGGCATGCTGGTGCTGGGCGGGGTGCACCTGCCGCGCATGGCCGCGCCGGTGCTGGTGCTGCTGCCGCTGCTGGCGATCGTTGCCATCGCCGAGCCGTACCGCATGCGCCGGCTGACCTCCTTCATGGACCCGTTCGCCGACCCCTTCAACAGCGGCTACCAGCTCGCCAACGCGCTGATGGCGATCGGCCGGGGCGAGCTTTGGGGGGTGGGCCTGGGCGCGTCGATCCAGAAGCTGTCGTACCTGCCCGAGGCGCACACCGACTTCATCCTCGCGGTGATCGGCGAGGAGCTCGGCTTCGCTGGGGTGTGCCTGGTGATCGCGCTGTATGCGCTGCTGGTGGGCCGGGCGTTCTGGGTGGGGCTCAAGTGCGTGGAAATGCGCCGCCACTTCGCCGGCTACTGCGCCTTCGGCATCGCCCTGATGATCGGACTGCAGAGCCTGGTCTCGATCGGCGTCAACCTCGGCCTGCTGCCGACCAAGGGCCTGACCCTGCCGCTCATCTCCGCCGGCGGCTCGAGCGTGCTCATGACCTGCATGGCGATCGGCCTGCTGCTGCGGATTTCCTACGAACTCGACCGTGCCGAGCGCCAGGTGGCGCGGCTGCGCGGCGAGGCGCCGGCACCGGTGGCTGAAGAAGACGCCGGGAGCCCGCTGCCGGCGGCCGTCGCGCCGGCGCCCGCCGGCGCCACCGCCGTGGCCCGTGGCAGCGCGCGCAAGCGGATTGAACCTACCTTGGGGAGCGCGGTATGA
- the mraY gene encoding phospho-N-acetylmuramoyl-pentapeptide-transferase: MLLELARWLQGLEDFFGLFNYLTFRGILAALTALALSLWWGPAVIRRLAQYKGGQPIRDDGPKTHFSKAGTPTMGGALILISVLASVLLWGDLRNKYVWVVLAVMVAFGAIGWYDDWIKIVHRDPNGLKSRWKYLLQSVFGLAAGLFLFLTADVPAATTFYIPLFKAVALPMAGVTFVLIAYFWIVGFSNAVNLTDGLDGLAIMPTVLVACGLGVFAYASGHAVFSDYLQIPHIPGAGELVIICAAIAGAGLGFLWFNTYPAMVFMGDIGALALGAVLGTIAVIVRQELVLVIMGGIFVIETLSVMIQVASFKLTGKRVFRMAPIHHHFELKGWPEPRVIVRFWIISVILVLVGLATLKVR; this comes from the coding sequence ATGCTGCTTGAACTCGCCCGCTGGTTGCAGGGGCTGGAGGACTTCTTCGGCCTGTTCAACTACCTCACCTTCCGCGGGATCCTGGCGGCCCTGACCGCGCTGGCGCTGTCGCTGTGGTGGGGGCCGGCGGTGATCCGGCGCCTGGCGCAATACAAGGGCGGCCAGCCGATCCGCGACGACGGCCCCAAGACCCACTTCTCCAAGGCCGGCACGCCGACCATGGGCGGGGCGCTGATCCTGATCAGCGTGCTGGCGTCAGTGCTGCTGTGGGGCGACCTGCGCAACAAGTACGTGTGGGTGGTGCTGGCGGTGATGGTGGCCTTTGGCGCCATCGGCTGGTACGACGACTGGATCAAGATCGTCCACCGCGACCCGAACGGCCTCAAGTCGCGCTGGAAGTACCTGCTGCAGTCGGTGTTCGGGCTGGCCGCGGGACTGTTCCTGTTCCTCACCGCCGACGTCCCGGCGGCAACGACGTTCTACATCCCGCTGTTCAAGGCGGTCGCGCTGCCCATGGCCGGCGTCACCTTCGTGCTGATCGCCTACTTCTGGATCGTCGGCTTCTCCAACGCGGTCAACCTCACCGACGGCCTGGACGGCCTGGCCATCATGCCCACGGTGCTGGTGGCCTGCGGCCTGGGCGTGTTCGCGTATGCCTCCGGCCATGCCGTGTTCTCCGACTACCTGCAGATCCCGCACATCCCCGGCGCCGGCGAGCTGGTGATCATCTGCGCGGCGATCGCCGGGGCCGGGCTGGGATTCCTGTGGTTCAACACCTACCCGGCCATGGTCTTCATGGGCGACATCGGGGCGCTGGCGCTGGGCGCGGTGCTCGGCACCATCGCCGTCATCGTGCGCCAGGAGCTGGTGCTGGTGATCATGGGCGGCATCTTCGTCATCGAGACGCTCTCGGTGATGATCCAGGTGGCGTCGTTCAAGCTCACCGGCAAGCGCGTGTTCCGGATGGCGCCCATCCACCACCACTTCGAACTCAAGGGCTGGCCCGAGCCCCGCGTGATCGTGCGCTTCTGGATCATCTCCGTGATCTTGGTGCTGGTCGGGCTGGCCACGCTGAAGGTGCGCTGA
- the murF gene encoding UDP-N-acetylmuramoyl-tripeptide--D-alanyl-D-alanine ligase: protein MNPLPLSRIAQWTNGRLHEADGAGDVLIESLFTDTRTFDAGDGRAALFVALAGERFDGNDHVQAAAEAGARAALVSRPAPVRIPQVVVADTGHALAAIAAAMQHGRPARVAAITGSNGKTGVKQMLLSILRQIGPSHANPGNFNNEIGLPLAVIQCPEEARFAIYEMGAGKPGDIAWLTAVARPDVAVVNNVAPAHLERMGSLLGVADTKGAIYDALPADGVAVINADDAFSQYFANRAHGRRVIRFGLEASADVTARQVQVGEAGSRFVLVTSRGEAAVELPLAGRHNVANALAAASMAIGMAEVAPEVIAAGLARAEPVAGRLVRHRLASGALLIDDSYNANPGSLAAAIETLAATGGERWLVLGEMGELGEDAQALHAGVGRRAREAGIEKLFALGALGRAAVDAFGEGGAHFDTHEALATALRAGLHPQARVLVKGSRSSAMERIVSALLQDNGGDPTHAA from the coding sequence ATGAACCCGCTGCCGCTCTCGCGCATCGCCCAGTGGACCAACGGCCGCCTGCATGAGGCCGATGGCGCGGGCGATGTCCTGATCGAGTCCCTGTTCACCGATACGCGCACCTTTGACGCCGGCGACGGGCGCGCGGCGCTGTTCGTTGCCCTGGCGGGCGAGCGCTTCGACGGCAACGACCATGTGCAGGCGGCGGCCGAAGCCGGCGCGCGCGCGGCTCTGGTGTCCCGGCCGGCGCCGGTGCGGATCCCGCAGGTGGTGGTGGCGGACACCGGCCACGCGTTGGCCGCCATCGCGGCGGCCATGCAGCATGGGCGCCCGGCGCGGGTGGCGGCGATCACCGGCAGCAACGGCAAGACCGGGGTCAAGCAGATGCTGCTGTCGATTCTGCGGCAGATTGGGCCCAGCCATGCCAACCCCGGCAACTTCAACAACGAAATCGGGCTGCCGCTCGCGGTGATCCAGTGTCCCGAGGAGGCCCGTTTCGCCATCTACGAAATGGGCGCTGGCAAGCCCGGCGACATTGCCTGGCTGACCGCGGTGGCGCGACCGGACGTGGCGGTGGTGAACAACGTGGCGCCGGCGCACCTGGAACGGATGGGCAGCCTGCTGGGGGTCGCCGACACCAAGGGTGCGATCTACGACGCGCTGCCCGCCGACGGCGTGGCGGTGATCAACGCCGATGATGCGTTTTCCCAGTATTTCGCCAACCGCGCCCATGGCCGGCGGGTGATCCGGTTCGGGCTCGAGGCGAGCGCCGACGTGACGGCCCGCCAGGTGCAGGTGGGCGAGGCCGGGTCGCGCTTCGTGCTGGTGACGTCGCGCGGCGAGGCCGCCGTGGAGCTGCCGCTGGCCGGGCGCCACAACGTCGCCAATGCGCTGGCGGCCGCGTCGATGGCGATCGGCATGGCCGAAGTAGCGCCCGAGGTGATCGCCGCCGGGCTGGCGCGCGCCGAGCCCGTCGCGGGTCGGCTGGTCCGCCACCGGCTGGCGTCGGGCGCGCTGCTCATCGACGACAGCTACAACGCCAACCCCGGGTCGCTCGCCGCAGCCATCGAAACCCTGGCCGCCACCGGCGGCGAGCGCTGGCTGGTGCTCGGCGAGATGGGCGAGCTGGGCGAAGACGCGCAGGCCCTGCACGCCGGGGTCGGCAGGCGGGCGAGGGAGGCCGGGATCGAGAAGCTGTTCGCCCTGGGCGCATTGGGCCGGGCCGCCGTGGACGCGTTCGGCGAGGGCGGCGCGCATTTCGATACCCATGAGGCGCTGGCCACCGCCCTGCGCGCCGGCTTGCATCCGCAGGCCCGGGTGCTGGTGAAGGGTTCGCGCTCCAGCGCGATGGAGCGGATCGTCTCCGCGCTGCTGCAGGACAACGGAGGAGATCCCACCCATGCTGCTTGA